Sequence from the Cucurbita pepo subsp. pepo cultivar mu-cu-16 chromosome LG02, ASM280686v2, whole genome shotgun sequence genome:
TTGAACTCCTCGAAATTTACATGGCCGTCACCGTCAACATCGACGGAGCTGATCATCCGGCAACAATCTTTGAGGCTACATTTTTCACCAAGGCGCTTGAGAACAGAGTGCAACTCCTTGGCCGAGATTAGGCCGTTCTTATCGACATCGTACAGATCAAAAGCGTCTTGCAGATCTTTGCTACCTCCGCCAGTAGAAGAAGAGTTCTGATGAAACTCGGCGAACTCATCTAGGTCGATGAATCCATTACCGTCCTTGTCAATCTCCGACATAATGCGGCGGATCTCATCATCGGAGATCTTACCGCCAAGTTCCCCAAGGGCGGCAGCGAGCTCCTTGATGGAAATCTTGCCATCGCCGTTCTTATCAAACTTCTTGAAGACCATGATAACCTCGTCCATGGAGCCCAACGCTCCTCCAGGATTTGGGGAGCTTGGATTTGAAACCGACGTCTTCGCCATAGGCATAAAAGCTTCGCGAAGGATCAAACAGATCAAATTTgaattgagagagagaaaaacaaaattcaaaacaaaat
This genomic interval carries:
- the LOC111788564 gene encoding probable calcium-binding protein CML23; translated protein: MPMAKTSVSNPSSPNPGGALGSMDEVIMVFKKFDKNGDGKISIKELAAALGELGGKISDDEIRRIMSEIDKDGNGFIDLDEFAEFHQNSSSTGGGSKDLQDAFDLYDVDKNGLISAKELHSVLKRLGEKCSLKDCCRMISSVDVDGDGHVNFEEFKKMMTRS